The following proteins are co-located in the Mus caroli chromosome 7, CAROLI_EIJ_v1.1, whole genome shotgun sequence genome:
- the Tex101 gene encoding testis-expressed protein 101: MGVCRIQYVLLIFLLIASRWTLVQNTYCQVSQTLSLEDDPGRTFNWTSKAEQCNPGELCQETVLLIKADGTRTVVLASKSCVSQGGEAVTFIQYTAPPGLVAISYSNYCNDSLCNNKDSLATVWRVPETTATSNMSGTRHCPTCVALGSCSSAPSMPCANGTTQCYQGRLEFSGGGMDSTVQVKGCTTTIGCRLMAMIDSVGPMTVKETCSYQSFLQPRKAEIGASEMPTSLWVLELLFPLLLLPLTHFP, encoded by the exons ATGGGAGTCTGCCGCATCCAGTATGTCCTGCTCATCTTTCTTCTAATCGCCTCACGTTGGACTC TGGTTCAAAATACCTACTGCCAGGTGAGTCAAACCCTGAGTCTGGAAGACGATCCAGGCCGTACCTTTAACTGGACTTCAAAGGCTGAGCAGTGTAATCCAGGAGAACTTTGCCAAGAAACGGTCCTGTTGATTAAAGCAG ATGGAACCAGGACCGTCGTTTTGGCCAGTAAGAGCTGTGTGTCTCAAGGAGGAGAGGCGGTGACTTTCATCCAGTATACCGCACCTCCTGGCCTGGTTGCCATCTCTTACAGTAACTACTGTAATGATTCCCTCTGCAACAACAAAGACAGCCTAGCGACAGTCTGGCGAGTACCAGAGACCACAG CAACCTCCAACATGTCAGGAACCCGCCACTGCCCAACATGTGTGGCCCTGGGGTCCTGTTCCAGTGCCCCCTCTATGCCCTGTGCCAATGGCACAACTCAGTGCTATCAAGGAAGACTTGAATTCTCTGGAG GAGGCATGGACTCCACCGTGCAAGTTAAAGGCTGCACCACTACGATCGGCTGCAGACTGATGGCCATGATAGACTCAGTGGGACCCATGACAGTGAAGGAGACCTGTAGTTACCAGTCATTCCTTCAGCCCCGGAAGGCAGAAATCGGGGCCTCTGAGATGCCCACTTCACTGTGGGTGCTGGAGCTACTGTTTCCGTTACTGCTGCTCCCCCTCACCCACTTCCCTTGA